GTTTGATAAAACAGGTACTTTAACCAAAGGAGATCTCGCCGTTGATGAAATAATACCTGAAAATCTTTATTCCAAAGAAGAACTGATAGATTTGGTAGCCAGCGTGGAACAGCAATCCTCTCACGTTCTGGCAGTGTCTGTAATGAAACATATTGGCTCCAAAAATATTCCTCTGGCAACAGATTTAAAAGAAGTTGAAGGAAAAGGCATTGAGGGAAAGGTAAACGACCAATGGGTAAAAGTAGGGAAACTGGATTTTGTTACAGATCAGCAGATTCAGCTAAAATCAGAACAGACCTCTTTGTTTGTTTCGGTTGAAGGCAGATATGCCGGAGAAATAACGTTTTCCGATGAAGTCCGTCCGGAAGCCCGGCAGACCATTGCTCAATTAATGAAAATGGGTATTCGTAAAATCATGATGATTACCGGTGATAAACAAAATATTTCTGAAACAATAGCTAAAGAAATAGGCATTCCGGAAGTGCATTTCGGATGTTTGCCGGAAGATAAACTGAAAATCCTAAAAAATGCAAGTGATGAATTTCGCCCGATTGTAATGGTAGGAGATGGCGTTAATGATGCGCCATCTTTAACTGTTGCTGATGTGGGAATTGCAATGGGAGCCAAAGGATCCAGCGCTGCCAGTGATTCTGCGGATGTGGTGATTTTGAAAGACAATCTGGAAAAAGTAAGTGACACTGTCATCATATCTAGGGAAACAATGAAGATTGCCCGCCAGTCCGTGTTTATTGGTATTGCAGTTTGCACCGTATTGATGCTTATTGCCGCTTTTGGCTTATTACCCGCTTTGCTAGGTGCAGGACTCCAGGAAGTGGTAGATGTGATTTCTATTACCTCAGCGTTGCGTGCTTTGAAGGACAGGACTTAGTTTTTGATAAATATTATAAAGAAATGTCTGAAATTTTTCAGGAGATCAATTGTATAATTTTAAAGGAGTAAAATTTTGAATTAGGAATCAGAAGTACATTGTGTATAAAAATCCACTTGGGTGAGGGATGCTGTTCTCTGGTCAAACGAAGGACTTCTTAGATTCCTCATATTGATAACTATCTCCATATATTTAATTGCAATTTTCATGAAACAACCTATAAATCCCATTGCAATATAAGCGTGAAATTTGTAGTATTCCAGCGAATACTCGGTAAACCGCGGATAAATAGTCGCCTCTGCCCGATAAGATCCTCTTCAAAATGAGAAATCATATTTAGGACGTTATTACTACCTGAATACGCAATTTCGAAAAGTTGTTTGTATAGCTCCTTTGTACCATTGTTAATTAAATACATTATTTATGTTAGGCGTTTTCTGCTCTAATTTAGTAATCTCTTTTTTCTCAAGCTCAACTACAGCTTTACTGCTGGTAGTTTGATTATTATGCTGTTCTTATAAGTGAGATCTGGTACCAGTAAAAGAAGGCTTCCGGATTCCCCTTTTTCAGTTTATTGAGCTTGGAATCAAACTCCTGATCGATTACCAGTTCTTTTATACTTTCCAAACCTTGATATTTTTCAAGTTTCTCTACTTTATACTTCAGCACAGTTGCTAAATAGGCGGCTTTTGCCGCATCGGTAATGGCTCTGTCAATATGATAACTTTCAGAAAATATAAATCTTTTCACCTGCTTGATACCTGCTGAAAGTGCTTTAAAATCTCCCTTCCCCTTTTCCCCACGTGAGCAAATATGAAGTGCCGTATCGTAAATATCGTCAAGGATCCCATTTGCATCGGTTTCACATTTTCTGTAACCAATCTCTGTTTTAGCAAAAACATCGAAAGTCTTGCCAATAATGCTTATATCACTAACAGGTTCCAAAAGACTTCCAATATCGAAAAGCTGCTTCATGATCTCCATCGTTCTGGAATCCCCGCTTTTCTCATAAGGTATTCCCGTCATATTTGGTGTGAAGGCTGTGAGCTTATACACGCTTGCATTTTTAATTTCAAAAATAGATAATATATACACTACATTTAATCTGTTTTTGGATACATTTTTTAAGAAAAAGAGCGGATAGAATAAAAAAAACGTTCGCTATTGACACATTTTTTTAGTTTTCATATATAATTCAAATTATTTTCTTTTTTGAATATGCTTATTCATCGCAGATGAAGCAGAATCTTTCGGTAGTAACGAAAAACTACCGAAAGATATTTCTTGTGATTTTGAAAATTTGTCGAACAAAACAATTTCAAAATTATGGGAATATCTATCATCACCAAAGAGGATCTCCAGGAGTTTAAAACTGAACTGTTGGAAGCAATTAGATTTTTTCTCAAGGATAATAATCCTTAACAAAAATTATGGCTCCGCACCTCCGAGGTCAAAAAACTCCTAAACATATCTTCAGGAACTTTACAAAACCTGAGAATCAATGGCACTTTGTCCTACAGCAAGATCGGAGGAACATTGTATTATAGCTATAAAGATATTCAGAAACTACTGATGGACGTCAAATAGTAATTTCAATCAGCACATGGAAAACAGCAAGAATATCATCAGCTTCTTTGGACGTATTATACAGGATGAGAGACGACATACCTCGCATATCAGTATGTACGTTTCACTTTTCCAATTCTGGAGCCTAAACCATTTTCAGAATCCCTTTCGTATTACTCGTGGAGGAATTATGGAATCAAGTAAAATACGTTCCTTAGCTACTTATCATAAGTGCATCAAAGAATTACATAATGCTGGCTTTATTATATATACTCCTAGCTACGATGCGTACAAGGGAACCTTAATTCAGATCATAGATCCGGAATATGTAGAAAGCTCACAAAAAAAAGCGGTACGGGGACAAAAAATATCAGTACAGAAAGAAAGTTGTTTTGATGTACCAATTTTTTATGAGGTGGAATTATATTTTAACGACCGGAATTTGCCTTCTGCTGAAGCAATTAAGTTCTATTCCTACTATGAGTCCCGAAATTGGAAATTATCTAATGAGAATCTAATGAAAAGTTGGCAGGCAGCCGCAAGAAATTGGATCTCTCATCTTAACAAAAAATGACCATAACTAACCAATCGATTAAAAACAACCAATGAAAAGGATAGACCCACAAACACCTATCTGGAAGCTGACCGTTGAAGAATTTTTGGAAGTCTCGAAAAGTCTGGCATCTGAAAGCAAATATGAGTACGGTTTAAAAGGACTGGCAAAAATTCTAGGATGTTCTATCTCAAAAGCTTCTGAAATAAAGTCTTCAGGAATTCTGAATGAGGCTATCATCAGAAAGGGAATATCATCATTATCGATAGGCAAAAGGCATTAGAGCTTTTTGCACAAAAGTAAAAATGTATTATCTGGAGCTTATACAAAGATTTTGGGATTTCAACCAAAAAGCGCAGCTCAATACTACGTCTATTACATTTTATCTATATCTGCTCAACTTGGCGAGCAATAACAATGGATATGATGTTGTCATTTCTGATGTTGCAATAAGCAATGCCCTGGGAATCACAAGAAAGACCGTCAAATCTACAAAAGAAAAACTACAGATATTAGGATTGATACGGTATGAAAATAAGAAAGGGCTTCCTTCTTCCTATAGAGTAGTTTTGGATTATCCTATATCACCTCCGGAATTTGACAAAACTGAAAAGCTTGAATTCGAAAGCGGATCCAATGTTCCGGAAGTTGAAAGAACAGATGATCTGCCATTGTATGATTTATTGGTTCAAAATATTGATAACATCAGCAAACCGGAAGATGGGACACCGGTGAGCGATGTTTCAAAACCACCAATCAGTAACGATCAAAGACCTTCTTTCGATGAGTTTCTCGAATATGCCCAAACCCTGGCAGGTTACGAAATCTCATTAGATTCAGCTATTAAAGATAAATATGATTCGTGGGTTGAGAATGATTGGAAAAATGCTTCAGGCAGACCTGTTAACAACTGGAAATCGTCCCTGAAAGGTACTTTTCCATTTATGAAAAACAAGACGGTTGACAGAGATCTATCCATACGATCAATTCCCAATATCGAACGACCTTGATCATCTTTGGATAAAGACCAGTTCAAGATAAAAATTAAAATACAGAGAAGTGAAATTATCAGATGGTATGGCAACTCCCGAAAAAGATCTAAGGCTTATCAGTAAGAAATTTGAAGGAAAAAGCGAGAAAGTTCCCGACAAGATACGTCTTGGAAACCAGTTCGTGGACGATTTTATTTTTGAAGACCATCAGGCTGCGGATATTCCAATCAATGCGCTCCGTGTCATTTTCAATATTATCTCTATTATTGGCAATGAGCAGTTCCGGCCGGATGACCGCCCGAAACAGCTTTCGCTTTTCGATGAAGAATTTGAGACGGATAACAACATATTTGCTTCTATGAAGATCAGGAACTGCAAGATCTCTCCGAGTGGCTCTACGAAACAGGTAGTAGACGCGTATGAGTTTCTGGCAAAATTCAAAATGGGCTGGTACAAATCCGTCAATTCCAAAGGGAAAGAAATTAAAACCTTTGGAGGGATCATATCTACGCCAAGTTACGATCACAGAGGGTACACTTCATTTTTGATCAGCAGCTTCTGGTTAAAAAAACTAATGGTGATCCGGAATACAATTATGTCCTTTATAATCTGGTATATAATATCAGAAATAATAAGCATATAATCTTTGCCATTTGGCTTGCCAAGCTTCCGGAAAGTGGAACAGCCTTAAAGCTACCCACCCTGAATAAAAAGTTCGGATTGAACTACAAAACTGCCAATGATTTTTGTTTTAAATTCCTAAAACCTGCAAGAATGAATTTTAATAAATACAATAATCTTTCTTTCACGTATAGCTGCAAAGGAGATTCTATCTTCATACGTCCTTATTTTACCAAAACTGTAAGTGACCTCAACATATCGCAAAATATGAAGGAACAAACTGTAAGCACAAGAAGGTTGCATTATTTCAGAAAGAGATACGGCTTGAAGGAAAGTGAGATGCAACAGTTTTCTTATCAGTACAGAAATATTGCCCAGACCAGGGAACTGATAGAAAAAGATTTCACAGAGTTTATCAGGTTGAACCGATTGAAGAAAATTAAGTCTACCGAATTTCAGGGAATGGCCTTTCTAAGTGAAATTCAAGAAATCATAATCAAATTGTACAAGGAAACCAAAATGGGAGCGCTGCTTCCGAACGGCTATCCTGTTATTCGCTGAATTCGGAATTGCACTCATTCCCATTTCGGAATTGCGCTCATTCGGAATTCGGAATTGCACTCGCTGAAGTTAAAAAAATGTTAAAATTTTATTTTTTATGATCCCGTTTTCGGAATTGCGCTCATGCCGACCATCGGAAAAGGCTGCCAACTGTTAAAAATGTGGATAAAGGTCAAAATTAGATAAAATGAAAAAATCCAATTCGGAATTGCACTCATCTCTTTTTCGGAATCGCACTCATTCACAATTCGGATTTGCACTCATTTCAAAAATGGCTGAGATCATCTACTGAAAGTCGATACAGCGAATTACTAAAAGTTTATTAAAAGTGTATAAAAGTCTTTTTTTATTTAAAAGGAAATTGTGGATAAAAAATTTGCATTAAAAAGAAAAAAATGAATTGCGAAGAAATCAAACAAAAAGTTGGAATTCGAACGGTTTTAGAATCATTCAACCTTTTTCCGGTCAAAGAAAACCGAAAAACAGCTTTTTATTTTGCGTTGGATAGAGAAGAAAAAATACCTAGCTTATCGGTTGATTTTGTTAAAAACAAAGCATTTGACTTTGGAACTGGAAAGAGCTATGATGTTATTTCTATTGTTCAGCAAATGAATAAATGTTCCGTTTCAGATGCACTGAAATACCTATCAACATTCGATTTTTCCAGTCGAAATGAATTTTTTGATAAAGAAGTAAAAGCTCAATCCGACTACAAAATTTTAGAAATCAAAGAAATTGAACATTATACTTTAATTCAGTATTTAAAATCAAGAAAAGTCTTTGAACAAAAACATTTGGTTAAGGAAATTCATTATGAACTGAACGAAAAAAAGTATTTCGGAATCGGTTTTCAGAATAATTCGGGTAGTTTTGAAATACGCAATCCATACTCCAAAATCTGTTTGGGTAAAAAGGACATTATCTTCATTCAAAACGAACAAAATCCCAACAATGAAATTGTTATTTTCGAGAGATT
Above is a genomic segment from Chryseobacterium mulctrae containing:
- a CDS encoding RNA-binding protein; this translates as MNFNKYNNLSFTYSCKGDSIFIRPYFTKTVSDLNISQNMKEQTVSTRRLHYFRKRYGLKESEMQQFSYQYRNIAQTRELIEKDFTEFIRLNRLKKIKSTEFQGMAFLSEIQEIIIKLYKETKMGALLPNGYPVIR
- a CDS encoding toprim domain-containing protein, with the translated sequence MNCEEIKQKVGIRTVLESFNLFPVKENRKTAFYFALDREEKIPSLSVDFVKNKAFDFGTGKSYDVISIVQQMNKCSVSDALKYLSTFDFSSRNEFFDKEVKAQSDYKILEIKEIEHYTLIQYLKSRKVFEQKHLVKEIHYELNEKKYFGIGFQNNSGSFEIRNPYSKICLGKKDIIFIQNEQNPNNEIVIFERFFDYLTFRNLENSPHSTCDFLILNSTAMLFKAEEKLREYDKISLFLDNDDNGKSIKTKIQSQYQNVADCSLIYHGFKDLNEWFCKR